The following proteins are co-located in the Gloeocapsa sp. PCC 7428 genome:
- the dapB gene encoding 4-hydroxy-tetrahydrodipicolinate reductase yields MVNQAPIPVVVNGAAGKMGREVVKAVSQASDMTLLGAVDRNPEYNGKDAGEVAGLSEPLEVPITDQLEPTLALATQERQLGVMVDFTHPSSVYDNIRAAIAYGIRPVVGTTGLSVEQIQDLAEFADKASTGCLMIPNFSIGMVLLQEAAVRASQYFDHVEIIELHHNQKADAPSGTAIQTAQMLAEMGKTYNPSSVEETEKLPGARGSVADEGIRIHSVRLPGLIAHQEVIFGAPGQIYTLRHDTSDRACYMPGVLLAIRKVTQLKSLVYGLEKIL; encoded by the coding sequence ATGGTAAATCAAGCTCCGATTCCAGTAGTCGTGAATGGTGCTGCTGGCAAAATGGGTCGTGAAGTCGTTAAAGCCGTCTCGCAAGCAAGCGACATGACTTTACTGGGTGCAGTAGACCGCAACCCTGAATACAATGGCAAAGATGCGGGAGAAGTCGCGGGATTAAGCGAACCGCTAGAAGTACCGATTACCGACCAATTAGAACCTACGCTAGCCCTAGCAACGCAAGAAAGGCAATTGGGGGTGATGGTAGATTTTACGCATCCGAGTAGCGTGTATGACAATATTCGCGCGGCGATCGCTTATGGTATTCGTCCGGTTGTGGGAACAACAGGGTTGAGTGTCGAACAAATTCAAGACTTAGCCGAATTCGCAGACAAAGCAAGTACCGGCTGTTTAATGATTCCGAATTTCTCGATTGGCATGGTATTACTTCAAGAAGCCGCAGTCAGAGCATCGCAATACTTTGACCATGTAGAAATTATCGAACTGCATCACAATCAAAAAGCAGATGCTCCGAGTGGAACCGCGATTCAAACCGCGCAAATGCTTGCAGAAATGGGCAAAACCTACAACCCGTCAAGCGTAGAAGAAACCGAAAAGCTACCTGGAGCAAGAGGCAGTGTTGCTGATGAAGGTATTAGAATTCATAGCGTACGCCTTCCAGGACTAATCGCCCACCAAGAAGTGATTTTTGGCGCACCAGGACAAATTTATACTTTACGCCACGATACAAGCGATCGCGCTTGTTATATGCCTGGAGTCCTCCTAGCAATTCGTAAAGTCACGCAACTCAAATCCCTAGTATATGGCTTAGAAAAGATACTGTAA
- a CDS encoding TPM domain-containing protein, translating into MQYSIWRRLLVSVFAFFLAGTVWLVPSPVAFAYNNPELLPDQPTPIIDLAKSLTSVQEERLAQELEEFEAETGWKLRVLTQYDRTPGAAVKDFWSLDEKSILVVADSRGGNILNFNVGDAVYQLLPRTFWVELQTRFGNLYFVREEGEDQAIIQSIESVETCLRQGGCRVVPGLPREQWILTLITSVIGGVVCGFAAQPRRPGQIFAWQWALIFSPLWGILFIAFGIGPVVTRTSEWLPLVRNIAGFLIGALVAYLSPVLNRSSASET; encoded by the coding sequence ATGCAGTATTCTATTTGGCGACGATTACTGGTAAGCGTATTTGCATTCTTTTTAGCTGGCACGGTTTGGTTGGTACCTTCTCCTGTAGCCTTTGCGTATAACAATCCTGAATTACTTCCCGATCAGCCGACGCCAATTATAGACTTAGCAAAATCGCTCACGAGTGTTCAAGAAGAGCGACTAGCGCAAGAACTTGAAGAATTTGAAGCAGAAACTGGGTGGAAACTCCGCGTTTTAACACAGTACGATCGCACACCAGGCGCAGCGGTCAAAGATTTTTGGAGTTTAGATGAAAAAAGTATTTTAGTTGTTGCCGATTCGCGTGGGGGAAACATTCTCAACTTTAATGTTGGTGATGCAGTTTACCAGCTACTACCTCGGACGTTTTGGGTAGAATTGCAAACGCGCTTTGGTAATTTGTACTTTGTCCGCGAAGAGGGAGAAGATCAAGCAATTATTCAATCGATCGAGTCTGTGGAAACGTGTTTGCGCCAAGGTGGTTGTCGTGTGGTTCCTGGATTACCGCGCGAACAGTGGATTTTGACACTCATTACCTCGGTGATTGGTGGAGTCGTTTGTGGCTTTGCGGCGCAACCTCGACGCCCTGGACAAATATTTGCTTGGCAATGGGCTTTAATTTTTTCACCGCTATGGGGAATTCTGTTTATTGCCTTTGGGATTGGCCCAGTTGTCACGCGGACTTCCGAGTGGCTACCTTTGGTACGTAATATTGCTGGTTTTTTGATTGGTGCTTTGGTAGCTTATTTGTCTCCGGTACTCAATCGTTCTTCGGCTTCAGAAACTTAA
- a CDS encoding rhomboid family intramembrane serine protease has protein sequence MLKKDQPLTTYPKQNYNGVFTLIIINLVVFVADRVLGIPFIQNLYLNHASPAWYQFFTSMFCHANWAHISGNLFFLYIFGRIVEEEEGVIGVVSSYIICGLGGSLMSYFFHGGAVYSLGASGAVFGLFAVSVLIKLSWHWRKILEVLILGQFVIERVVFELRQTGIQDGVDHIAHLGGALVGVALILFLMRLQPSEATRS, from the coding sequence ATGCTCAAAAAAGACCAGCCATTAACAACTTACCCAAAACAAAATTACAACGGTGTTTTCACGCTGATTATTATCAATTTAGTTGTGTTTGTTGCTGATCGCGTTTTAGGTATTCCTTTTATCCAAAATCTCTACCTCAATCACGCCTCTCCAGCTTGGTATCAGTTTTTCACTTCGATGTTCTGTCATGCCAACTGGGCGCACATATCAGGAAATCTGTTTTTTCTTTACATTTTTGGCAGAATCGTTGAAGAAGAAGAGGGCGTTATCGGAGTCGTCAGTTCCTACATTATTTGTGGACTAGGCGGCAGTCTCATGAGTTATTTCTTTCACGGCGGTGCGGTTTACTCGCTAGGTGCTTCAGGAGCCGTTTTTGGCTTATTTGCCGTCAGTGTTCTCATCAAACTTTCCTGGCATTGGCGCAAAATCCTAGAAGTTCTCATTCTCGGTCAATTTGTCATTGAGCGCGTAGTCTTTGAATTACGGCAGACAGGTATTCAAGATGGCGTTGACCATATTGCACATCTTGGCGGCGCTTTAGTCGGTGTAGCACTTATTTTATTCTTAATGCGACTGCAACCCAGTGAGGCAACGAGGAGTTAG
- a CDS encoding YtxH domain-containing protein: MSNNRSGVFVGGMLLGAAIGTLTGLLMAPRTGRETRTLLKKSADALPELAEDLSTSVQIQADRLSETALRNWDDTLERLREALAAGIEASQQESQISARQTKLETSSDQPPLLDRL, encoded by the coding sequence ATGTCTAACAACCGTTCTGGGGTTTTTGTTGGCGGTATGTTGTTGGGGGCTGCTATTGGCACTCTTACAGGCTTGCTAATGGCACCGCGCACGGGACGAGAAACACGCACGTTGCTGAAAAAATCTGCTGATGCTCTACCAGAATTAGCAGAAGATTTATCAACAAGTGTCCAAATCCAAGCAGATCGCTTATCAGAAACAGCACTCCGTAACTGGGATGATACGCTGGAGCGATTGCGAGAAGCTTTGGCAGCAGGAATTGAGGCAAGCCAACAAGAAAGCCAAATCTCTGCTCGTCAGACTAAACTCGAAACTTCCTCGGATCAACCTCCACTTTTAGACCGCCTATAA